The region AGGTCTGCACCCGCACCGGCTACGACATCGGCAACGCGACACAGCTTCAGCGCTGCCGGTCCAACATCGGCGAACTCGGCCAGATGATGATGGATACGCCGCTCTCGCTCCAGCAGTTCCTGACCAATGTGATGCTCGGCAGCACGGTGGGCGACGTATTGTTCGAGGATAGTCCGGCGACGGCGGCGCGCGTCATGGCCAATCGCGCCGTCGTCTCGTCTGGCCTCGCCACCATGTCGACCGCGAACGAGTGGATGCCGACGATCCGGGCGACCGTGTTCGGGATCATGCTGTTCATGATGCCCGTCGCGCTGCTTTTCATCCTGACCCCGATCAACCTGCGCGTCGCCAGCTTCGCCCTCGGCCTGTTCGTCTTCGTGGCGCTCTGGGGCGTGATCGACGCCGGCATCTATCAGCTGACGCTGGGCCGCGCGACCGATGTGCTGGCCGAGATGCGCGCCAACCATGTCGCGGCGAATGCCTGGATGCTGGCGCCGTCGTCCGCGATGAAGGCGCTTGCGATCTTCGGGAGTTTCCGCACCGCGTCCGCGGGCCTCGCCGGGGCCTTCGTGTTCACGGTTTTCCGGTTCTCCGGCAATGTGTTCACCTCGTTCACATCCGGCGCGCTCGGTGTGCAGGGTCAGGGCACGGCGGCGGCCGCGCCGCTTGCCACCAGCGAAGGCTATGCCGGCGCGCTCGAGGCGCAGGCGGGGGCCGCGGGCACGATGGCGCGCCGGGGCGCGGCCTCGAACTTCGGGGACTTCGGCGAACGCTCGACCTTCGGCGCCAACCGGGCGTTCGGTGCGGCGAGCAGCGTGCTCGGCGAACATGGCGGCGGCGCCAGCGGAACGGCCGCATTCGGCATGGGCAAGCTCGATGCGGCGCGCGAACTGGGCGGGCTCTCCCCTGCCCTCACCGGCCGCAGCCTCACCGATCCCGCGACCGTGCGCGCCGTGCGCGACAATGCCGCGACCAGCGCGATCCACAATTTCGCGGAGAAGGATGCGCTCCGCAGCCTTGGCACCGGCTATTTTGGAGAGGGACAGTCCGGGGAGCGTTCGTTCGCGGCCTTCACGCAGAAGATGGTCCAGTGGAAGGCGTTCGGGGATACGCGCGCCTATGACATGATGCTGTCCGGCGCGCAGCGGCATTTCGAGAGGAGCGGCTACGACCAGCAGGATGCCGCGCTCAAAGCCTCGACGGTGATCGCGCAGGCGTCGGCCGATCCGACCTTCGCCAAGCTGATCGCTAATACCTTCGACCAGGAGCAGATGCTGAGGAACGATCTGACCGGCGCGCAGATCCAGGTCGGCGCGATGGAAGGCAGGCGCGATTTTGCTGGCGACAATGTAAGGCGGATCGAGCGCGGCAATGTCGCGACCGAGCAGGCGCATAGGACCGGCAGCAATGAGGGCCAGCGCAACGCTTCCTCCATGCTCGGCCTCTCCGTTCAGGAAACCTCCCGACGCGTCGCCTTTATCAACGCGCTATCCGGAGAGGCTCGCTCCACCGCCATTTCCCAACTGTCGCGCGCAACGGGCAGAAATGAAGCGCAGGTCATGCGGGCGCTCGAAACCTACAATGCCGCCGTGCAGGTCGGCACCGCCGACGGTGCGACCGCCGAGGCCGCGCGCGAGGGCACCAGCGTCTATGGGCGCACCCGCGAGGCAGCGGGCTTCGATTTTGCCGAACGGTCGGGCAAGCTCGACGCGCAGCGTGAGGTCGGTCACGACGGGACACGGTCCGCCGCCCGGATCGGTGAGCAGCGGCGGCAGGCCGACAACGCCGGGTTCGCGGAAGGCGCGGCCGCGGCGGGCATGTCGGTGCGACAGGCCGCACATCTCGACAGCTTCATCCGCACGCTCAGCCAGGGTGCCGGCAATCAGGTCGATATGGCCGAAGGCGGCGCGGCAGGCATCGCTGATCGCGCCCGCAACGAACGGTTGACGCGGATCATCGACAATGAGCGCTTGACCCGCATGCAGAAGTTGCTGGCCGATCATGGGGTGGACATGTCGAAGCGCGAGATCGCCATGGCGCAGAATGGCGATCTGAGCCTCAATCTTACCCCGGAGACGGCGGCGCAGATGTGGCGTGGCGGGCTCATCAACGAAAGCCAGCTCGGCGCGGTCGCCAATGGCGGGCGGGCAAGGTTCTCGTTCGCCGACAACGATCTTCTCGTCTCCAGCTCGGTCGGGTTCCAGCAATCGGCACGCAACGACACCTCCACGCGGTTCGAGGCGGGCAAGCAGGCAGGCCCTGACACCATTGAACACTTCCTCAGCAGCGGCGAACAGGGCCAGGCGATGATGCAGAACTGGCTGCGCGGCGGGTTCGAGATGGATCGGCATGGCAACTGGCGGCTTAACCCGCAGGTGGCCGATACGCTTACGCGCGACGTCCAGGCGATCATCGCGCAGACCGGATGGCAGCGCGGGCTCTCACGATCCGCGCAGGACCAGACCACGATGGGGACCACTATCGGCGCTCATGTTGGCGGCACTATCAGTGCCAATGAGTCGGAAGCGACGGGCGGTCGCGGACAACCTAGCGGCAAAGGGCAACAATCGAACCAAAGCCCGATCACCCAAAAGGGACGCTCCACATCGGGGCGTGTCGGTGGGAGTCTTGGGTTTGAGAGCCGTGACGTTGGCACCACGAGCGAGACGGCGCAGTCAGCGATTGATATCGTGAACTACGACGTCCGCAATGCAATAGCAGCGGCTGAACGGGCGGCTGCCCGCTCCGGCAGCCCGGAAGCGGCCTTCTCGCGCGAACTATCGGAACGCATTCTTGGCCCGAACGGGATGCGCAATCGCTACCTGCAGGATGCGGATTCCGGGCGAGCTACGTTCGATATCACCGGTCCGCTCACCTCAATCGAACAGAATTCCGTCCTGAAAAGTGGTCGGTTCTCGACCGATCTCGATAACAGCCCCGGCGACGGGGACAGTAGCTTCAAGAAGCGTTAAAGTCGTTTGTGAGGCCAGTGAGAGCTCAAAGGATTTCCGATCCACAATGCACCAGACCTCGGATCGAGAATATCGGAGCTGGCATGGAGATCCTCCATTGCCCGATCATGCTCCTCCCATACATCGGCGATTCTAGCTACCGTTTCATCGGACAGCGAAGTTCCGTCACCCTGCTTTGGAAACTGCGCGAGCCAATGCTGTGCATAGCCGATTCCGAGCACCATAAGCGCCATCATCGGGAAGAACAGGACGTTGAGAAAACCGGCCGCCGCGCTGTCGTAGAACGCCTCAAGCGGCGCGATCCTGGTCGATGCAGCCATGCCGATCCACCAGACCGGAATTGCCGACCACCACAGCTTCGCGTACCACGGACGCCAAAGCCAATCGGCCGGTTTCAGCCGAGGCGATGCCGGTTCGGGCGCTTGAATATGGGCGGCGTTGTTCATCGCTATATCCTCACTGGAGGACTATAGCAGAATTCTGTCGGTGTTCCATCATTTGTGAATCGGCTCGATCTGGAAACCGATTGGGAACAACGCTTCTAATCTATCGGCATTGACCCATCTTTGCGAACAGGGATCGATGTGGCGGCGTCAATTCCAGAGAGAGGGTATTGGCGCCGCCGCAATAACCGTCACCAATGTCAATGCATGACGGTCGTTCTTGCCAGTTCCGGTAAATGTCGCGGTTGGGACAGCTTTTGCGGTGTCCAACACGGACTGCGTCTCAGCCGCTTCTGCTGGGCATATGACTTACAAGGTCGGCACGAGACCGTGCATTTTCCATATCTCGAGCATCTCCATCCCCGGGCAACCCCCTTCTCGGCACCTCCGCTGATGCGAGCGGCGGCGCGACCTGTAAGGCTGGCAGTCATGATGTTTTCAAAATCTGAAGTCCGGCTAACGGCTCGGAAACCATAAAATAGCGCATGGCACCTTCGCGCAAAGAGCCAGCGCACAACAATATCCAAGTTGGGGGTTGTTGTTGATGAAAATCCCGCGATTTCTGTCATGCTCCTCTGCAACTAAGAAGGAGGTGAGAGCATGGGGAGCGGTAACGAGCCGGGCAACGACGAATTAAAAGAACAAGCGCTGGAAATGATGGAGCAGTCCTTGGCGATCCTATACGCCTTGCAGGAACCCGCTGCTGCCGATCTCCACGATGTGATTGAGAGGGTCATGGGGTCGTCGGGCAAGATGGGGGAAGAAGGCGAGGTATGGGATTCTGTTTTTACCGATCTACCGCACCTGACCATGCGGGCCTTGTTCCTTCATCGCAATGACGGCTTTACCGTTGGCCAGATCGCACGCCGCCTCCGCATCAGCGAGGCCGACGCGGCGGAGCGCCTCGACCACGCTGTGCGCTATGTTCGCGCGCCTGCATCACCAAGAATATAGCCAGCGCTGGCGGAAAGACATTGCCCGGCCATTCCGCCAAAATCCATGTCGAACCGTAAGCCTTCAATGTACCTGCTGGTCCCAAACGCGAGCGGCTCCCTCTCCCATCACCTCCACCCTTTCCTCGCTGCTCCCGCACTTCACCTAACCACCACCCTTCCGCGCTGCTCGCCGCAAACAGGCTGACCTGCAGGCGTCGGAGGGGCGCCTGACCTATCCCGGCAGCAATTGCTTCTCCAACGCGGCAACAAGCTCCTGCCTCTTGCCAGGGTCCAACCGGTCCAGGTTACGTTGCTTCCACAAAACCGCGGGCAGTCGCCTCGCCTCATCAATGCCCGCAAGCGCCCAGTCCGGTTCACCACGCTTGAAGCCGACAAGGAATTGCCGATGAGTGTCAGGCATCCCGGCAACCATGCACGCGATGATGTCTTCACGCGCTGATTCCAGTTCCGCCAGAGTGATCGGCTGGTGAGTCATTCCGACGAAACCGCGCTCGAACTCCTCGGCGAGCGGTTTACGGGCGGGAGCGAGAACCTCGGCCATCGGGCGATTATGGCTGGCGAGGTAGACGAGAAATGCACGTCGCAAATCGTCTGTGACGCCTTCGTTCGCCAGCAAGTCGCGGACGTCGAAGAGGTCGCGAGGGTGCTGCCGGTCGAGCGCCGCCACGATTTTTCCCGCATAGAGATCGGCGAAGGACACCACCTGAATCTCAGCAAAACCAAAGGCGTCCTCGACTGCGGGAACGACACCCATAACGACGGGATCATAGACCGTCCCGCGCAACACTGGCGTGACCTCGATCTTGATCTGCACATCATCCGCACGAACGATGAGCTTGGTGACGATTTTTTCGTCAGCGGAACGCGACGCATGAATCCTGGCTCCGACCAGTCCTTCCTCGATGCGTTCCTTGATCCGCAGCATCGCCGCATCGATCGTGGCGAGCGAGGTCGCGCGGTCCTCGATCGGCAGATAGGTGAGGTCGATGTCCACCGAAAGTCGCGGCAGGTCACGCACGAACAGATTGATCGCTGTTCCGCCTTTCAGCGCGAAGATATCCTCCTTCGCGACGTGAGGCATAACACGCAGAAGAAGAGCGACCTGTCTCCGGTAGCCGTCGAGAAACGCCATACAGCTATTCTCCCGCCAGGTCGGAGGGCACGGTGATGTTGTAGCGCCGGTCGAGCTTCCCTCCTTTGACCAGGACGCGTTTGCCCGATCCGAGATCCAGGCGGGAAACATCGAGCTTCGAACGCCAGGCATGGCCATGGCGATCCGCGAAGAAGAGGAAGAGACGCTTCACTTTTACGCTCGCGCACGCCTCAAGAAGTGTCTGAAGGCGACGTGGGCTGAGGTCGCTCATTCCTTCCATCAGCATGTCGACCTGATGGAAGCTCTCATGGGGAAGCTCATCGAGCAGTTCGAGAACGGCGCGTTCCTTGCTCGAACAGCGGATCGGCAAGGTCGTGCCGGCGGTGCTGGACATCCGGGGCGCAGGCTCGGGAGGAATCTCGCCGTCGACTGGAAACAGCCGGAGGCTGTTATGCCAGCGGAACGAGACATCGAGTGGCAGGCTGTCGAGCCATGTCGGCGGCCGGCTTGGCCCATAGAGATGGACTTCGCGCACCGTTATGGAGAGATAATGAGCGTAGCCCTGCTGTTCGAGCGCTGTGCGCCCGCCAACTGTCAAAGGCAGGTCCAACAGGGATTGCAGTGAGATAACGGCCTGTTCCCAGGTGAGCGGTCCACGCGAGCGGCGATAGACGCGCCGGGTCGGGCTATCGAGCCATCCCGCGCGAACATATTGGCTCCGCAGCGATGATGAGTAACCATGGGCTTCCATCCATGCCGCGTCGACCAGCAGGCTCTCTGGGAGATCCCGTTGCAGCCGGTTTAATTTTCCTAATGTTTGCGAAGCCATGCTATGCATTTTGACAGATTGGGAAACTACTGTCGAGTTTATTAATTTCGAAATTAGCTAAGCCTTGCTTGGCATTATCAGAGCTCGGCAAACTGGATCGTGCGACCGTAGGTCAATACACTTATCCGCCCTAGGCATGGCGGTTCGCGGGCCAATTGACGGGATGCGCAACACGGCGACACCGACAGGACTGTCAAGGACTGCGCCGTTTCGCCCTGTGGCGCGGGCGGCGGGGTCCAGCCTCAATGATCCCTTGGTCGTTTCGAAGGATCTGCGCGTCGATGAGCGCCCTGGCGACAAGCTCTGAGCGCTTGTAGACGCCGTAACGCTGCTTTGCGTGGGAGACGAAATAGCGCACCGAGGTCTCGCTCAGACCGAGTATCTGGCTGATCTCCCAATCGCTCTTGCCGACGGCGACCAATGCCGTGCATTGAGCTTCGCGGCGCGTGAGCCTGGGTACGTCATGTCCGCGCGAGGCATGATGTAGTCTGAGGCCCGCCTTGAACCCGAAGGCAGCGACGATGTGGAGCGTCGTCAGTAGCGATGGCGAAGCCATGATCGGCTCCGCGCGTGCGAAAGTGCAAGACGCATGGGATTCGCTCGGTATGTGGAGCGGCACGGTGACACCGTGGACGAGACCATGCAGCCGCGCTTCTTCGAACAGGGCTGATTGTGTGCCTGTGAGATCGACATAACCGGGAATCTCGTCCCAGCTGAACGGGCGGTCCAGCAACTGGCTCACCTCATAGACTGGATCGATGACGTACGCGTGGCTCTCGGTGTAGAAACGCACGAACTCCGCCGGATAGTTGGTAATAACCAGCGCCCGTTCGACCAAGCGTGGGAGGCCGCCATGTTGGATCATCGCGACATAGGGGAAGCCCATTTTCGTGGCGGCATCAGCTAAGGCGGCGAGCAGCGCTTCCATTGAAGAAGCGACATTGAAGCGTGAGAGTGTCTCACGCAGTCTGGCATTGACATACATGGCATCCTCCTTGGGTTGTGTTGGCCGTGCACCGGCAAACGTGCCAGAAGAAGCCGTTGTGATACCTATGGGAGATAGGGGGCATTCACAGCCGTCAGCCAGCGCTATGGCTGACGCGTGAGGCTGCTAGGGCAATCGTGGATTCGCTGTTTCGAAAACCTGGCTCAGGATCCGTGACACCGCCGCCGGTATTATTCTCCTGCGAAACCTGCGCGGAACCGTTCGGCAATCGTTAGTCTGAAGCATCGTTACGATGCCCCACGCAATTTGGTGTTCTGACATTCGACTGCCTCCTCACGCCATCGTGCCGATGGTTCGCCGGAACCTCGCCAACGCAATGGCGAAGAAGATCGCGCCGATAGCAATGATAGCCAGGAACTGGGGCCAGACCACGTCAAAGCCCGCGCCCCGGTAAAGGATGGCCTGCGCCATCTTCACGAAATGGGTGGTGGGCGCGGCCAACATGACCGTCTGGACGAACTCAGGCATGCTTTCGCGCGGCGTCGAACCGCCGGACAACATCTGCAACGGCAGCAGCACCAGCATCAGCAACAAGCCGAACTGCGGCATGGAGCGCGCGATCGTCCCCATGAAGATGCCGATGGAGGTCGTGGCGAACAGGTGCAGCCCCGCTCCGGCGAGGAACAGCGCGATCGACCCTTCGACGGGAACGGACAGTACCCCTTCCACCATCGCGAAAAGCGCGAAAGCGCAGGCGACCAGGACAACGAGCCCCATGGCCCAGACCTTGCTGGCCATGATCTCGAATGGCGTCACCGGCATCACCAGCAAATGTTCGATCGTGCCGTGCTCGCGCTCGCGGATCAGGGCCGCGCCCGTCAGCACGATCGACAGCATGGTGACGCTGTTGATGATTTCCATGACCGCGCCGAACCAGCTTTGCGCCAGCGTAGGATTGAACCGCACGCGCAGCGCCAGCTCGACCGGGACCGGCGTGCTCGCACGCGTGCCTTTCATGAATTCGGCAACTTCGCCCTGCACGATCTGCTGGATGTAGCCGCCGCCCGTGAAAGCCTGGCTCATCCGCGTAGCGTCAACGTTGAGCTGCAAGCCGGGTTGGCGTCCCGCAAGTACGTCTCGCTGAAAATCGGGCGGGATGTCGAGAGCGAACGTATAGCGCCCGGCATCCAGCCCCTTGTCCACTTCGTTCAGTCCCACGATCGAAGGGGGCGTGAAGTGCGGCGGATAAAAGGCGCCGGTTATCCGGCTGGAAAGCTGCGACTGGTCTTCATCGACGATCGCGATAGGCGCCTTGTGCAGCGTTTCCGGCATGGCGGTTGCCGCGACGTAGATCCCCACCGAGAACGAATAGAGGATCAGGAACAGCATCATCGGATCGCGCCACAGGCTGCGCAGTTCCTTGATGCCGAGCCGGTAGATGTTGGCCGCGTGGCGCATATCAGCTCTCCTGCTTGCGCAGCAACGCGACACACAGCGCCAGGATGACGGGAAACGTCGCGAACAGCACGAGAAGGTCGGGCCAGAGGTCGGCGAACCCCAGCCCCTTGGAAAAGACGCCGCGGCAGATGGTGACGAACCAGGTCGCGGGATATATCGATCCGATCACCGCGCCCGCCCCCTCGAGCGAGGACACCGGGTTGATCAGGCCGGAAAACTGCACGGCGGGCAGGATCGTGCCGATGGCGGTGGCGAACATCGCGGCAATCTGGCTGCGCATGAAGATGGAGAACAGCAGGCCGATGGCCGTCGCCGACAGCGTATAGAAGAGAGCGCCCAGCGTCATCGCGAGGAAACTGCCCGTCAACGGCACGCCGAACATCGTGACGGCGAGGAACACCAGCAGGACATAGTTCAGCATGGCGAGCGCGACATAGGGAAGCTGCTTGCCCAGCAGGAATTCCACCTTGCTGATCGGCGTCACGTAGAAATTGACGATGGATCCCAGCTCCTTTTCCCGCACCACGCTCAAAGCCGTCAGCATCGCCGGGAACAAGAGCAGCATCATCGGAATCACGGCCGGCGCGATGGCCACAAGGCTTTTCACGTCCGGATTGTAACGATAGCGCAGCTCGATATTGACGAGACCCATCGATGGCCGCGCACCTGTTTCCTGCACGGCCATTTCACTGAGCCAGTGGGCATGCAGGGCCTGGACATAGCCTTGCACGGTCTCAGCCCGCTGCGGCATGGCGCCATCGACCCATACACCGATCTGCACCGGCACGCCCCGGCGCAGGTCGCGCGCGAAATTGGGCGGAATCTCCAGGGCCACGCTCAGTTCGCCCGAGCGCATCCGCCGGTCCAACTGGCTATAGTCGGTGATCGGCGGCCGTTCGATGAAATAGCGCGATCCGGCCAGGTTGAGGACGTAGTTCTCGCTGGTGGTCGTGCCGTCGCGGTCCAGCACGGCGAACGGCAAGTCCTCCACGTCCATGCTGATGCCATAGCCCATGATGAACATCAGGATGACGCTGCCGAGCAGAGCCAGAGTGGCGCGGATGGGATCACGGCGCAATTCCAGCCCTTCGCGCCGGGCATAGCTCATCATCCGGCGCCGCATGAACCATGGGGAGCGGGCCGGTGCAGCCGAAATGTCCTGATCGGCCGCGGCAGGCGCGCCCGCAGGAACCGGATCGTCCCTCTTTTCTGTCGGCGTCTCGCCGCTCGCATCCTGAAGATAGGCGATGAACGCTTCTTCCAGGTCCGCCGCGCCGCGGTTCTCGACAATGGCGGCGGGAGTGTCGCTGACCAGCACCTTGCCCGCATGCATCAGCGATATGCGGTCGCACCGCTCCGCTTCGTTCATGAAGTGCGTGGAAATGAAGATCGTCACCTTGTCGCGCCGGGACAGGTCGATCATCATCTGCCAGAACTGGTCCCGCGCGATCGGATCGACGCCGGACGTCGGTTCATCGAGGATCAGCATTTCCGGCTTGTGGATCATGGCGACGGCTAGGCTGAGCCGCTGGCGCTGGCCCAGCGGCAAGGCGCCGGGCAACGCATCCATGATGCCATCCAGGCCGAACCGCCGCGCCATTTCCCTCACGCGGGCCGGCACGTCTTCGGCGGGAACATGGAAGAGCTGGGCATGCAGCTCGAGGTTCTGCCGGACCGTCAGTTCCGAGTAGAGCGAGAAGGCCTGGCTCATATAGCCGACGCGCCGGCGCGTCGCCATGTCGTCATTCTCGACCTCGCGGCCGAACAGCCAGGCCTGGCCTTCGCTGGCTTTCAGCAGGCCGGTCAGCATCTTCATGGTGGTTGACTTGCCGCAGCCGTTGGAGCCGAGGAATCCAAAGATCTCGCCGCGCTCGATGCGAAAATCGACATGATCGACTGCCGTGAAATCGCCGAAACGCATGGTGAGCCCCTGCGCCTCGATGGCGATCTCGGCCTCGCCGCCGTCGCTGCGCGGCGGAATTTCCACCGGCTTGTGCCCGCGGCGGCGCTCCTCGGGAAGCATCGAGATAAACGCCTGTTCCAGCGACTGTTCGCCGGTGCGTGCATAGAAGTCGGCTGCGGTGCCGGTGGCCAGCACCTTTCCCGCGTCCATCGCGATCAGCCAGTCGAAGCGTTCGGCCTCTTCCATATAGGCCGTGGCGACCAGCACGCTCATGTGCGGGCGGTTCGCGCGGATGCGGTCGATCAGATCCCAGAATTGCGCGCGCGACATGGGATCGACGCCGGTTGTCGGCTCATCCAGCAGCAGGAAATCGGGATCGTGGATGAGCGCGCAGCACAAGCCGAGCTTCTGCTTCATGCCGCCCGAAAGCTTGCCCGCCGGGCGCTTGCGGAACGGCGCGAGGCCCGTGCTTTCGGTGAGGTCGGCAATGCGGCGCTCGCGTTCGGCCGCGTCCTGCCCGAACAACCGCCCGAAGAATTCGAGATTTTCGTCGATGGAGAGCGTAGGATAGAGGTTCTTGCCCAGCCCCTGCGGCATATAGGCGATGCGCGGACACACGGCGTTGCGGTGGCGGGCCTCGGCCATGTCGCCGCCCAGCACCTCGACCCGGCCCTCCTGGATGGCTCGCGCGCCCGCGATCAGGGAAAACAGGCTGGACTTGCCGACGCCGTCCGGGCCGATCATCGCCACCATGCGCCCGGCGGGGATTTCAAGATTCACATCATCGAGCGCCAGCACCTTGCCGTAATGCAGGCTCACGCCCGAAACGCGGGCGACAGCTTCCGTCATTGCGGCACGTTGACGGTCAGTTTCGCGGGCCATTCGGATTTCGGATCGATCCGCACATAGGCCATGCCCGGAAGGCCGGTCTTGACCTGGGTGATATAGCGATCGAGCAACTTGCGATCGATCTGCGCCTTCACGCGGAACATCAGTTTCTGGCGCTCGCTTTGCGTCTCCACCGTCTTGGGCGTGAACTGGGCCACATCGGCAACGAAGCTGACTTTCGCAGGGATCGCACGATCCGGAAGCGCATCGAGCACGATGCGTACATCGCTGCCCAGCGCCACCTTGCCCGCGACCGTTTCCGGCAGGAAGAAGGTCATGTAGACGTCGCCCAGATTGACCAGGTTGAGCACGCGCCCGCCGCCACCCACGACTTCGCCCGGCTGGGCGACGCGATATTGCACGCGGCCGGCCGTCGGCGCCTTGAGGTCGCTGTCGCGGATATCGGCCTCGATCCGCTGGATGGTGGCGCGCACGGCATCGACCTGCGAACGCGCGCCGATCACCTGGTTGCGCGCCGTCGTGATCGCCGCGTCGACGGCCGCGAGTTGGGCGCGAGCGGCCTCCACTGCCGCCGCCGCGCCTTCGACGCGGGCCTGATCGTCATCCCGTTCCTGCACGGCGGTCGCACCTTCTCGCGCCAGCGTTTCCGATCGCGCCAGCCGCTTGCGCGCCGCGTTCAGCTCCGCCTCACGCTGGCGGACGCCGGCGAGAGCCGCCGCCCGGTTGCTCTGCTGCTGCGCGACCTGGCTGGTCGCGATCTGGATGCCGTTCAGCGCCTGCGCCAGTTGCGCTTCGGCTTCGGCCCTCTGGGCACTCAGCACGTCCGTATCCATATGGGCGACGACTTGCCCCGCCTGCACGAACGCGCCTTCGTCGACCAGGATTTCGCGGATGCGGCCGGGCGATTTGGCGGAAACGTCGATTTCAACCGCTTCGATCCGGCCGTTACCGCCGACGATGCCTTCGGGCAAATCGCCGGGCTTGAGCACCTGCCAAAGGAGCAGAGCTACAACGACGAGCGCCGCCGCGATGCCGCCCCTGATGAGCCATGTCTTCCGGGACGCCGTCATCACCTGTGTTCTCCGCCTTGATCGTTGCTGTCGTGGACGACTTCGGCGGGACCCCCGCCAAGCGCCGCGTAGAGGGCTATGCCGCTCGCCAGATGAGCGCGGCGCAACTGGATCAGCGCCTGTTCGGTGTCGAAAAGGTCGCGTTGCGCGTCCAGCACTTCCAGATAGGCCGAACGCCCGTTGTCGAACCGCAACCCGGCCAGCCGAGCCCGTTCGCGCAAGGCGTCCAGCGAGCTGCGCGCGGTGTCGATCCGCAACGCCAGTTGCCGGCGCCGGACCAGCGCGTCGGAAACATCACGAAACGCGCCCTGCACGGTCTTTTCATAGCTGGCCACGGCTTCGACCTGCCGCGCTTTCGCCAGATCGAGGTTGCCGGAAAGGCGGCCCGCATTGAACAGCGGCAGGGCGATCGTCGGGGTGAAGCTCCACGCGCGGCTCCCGTCGCCGAACAGCCCGTCGAGATCGGAACTCGCCGTGCCGAAGGCACCCGTCAGGCTGATATTGGGAAAGAACGCCGCCCGCGCCGCGCCGATATCGGCGTTGGCCGCCCGCAATTGATATTCCGCCGCCACGATATCAGGCCGGTTGACCAGAAGGTCGGAGGGCAAGCCCGGCGGAAGGGCGATATCCGGTCCGGTTTCGGCAAGACCGAGGGGCCCAGGCACGATCTCCACGGGCCGCCCGACCAGCAGCGCCAGCGCGTTGCGGTTCACGTCGCGGTCCTGCTCAAGCGCTTGCAGCGCATCCTGCGCCTGCGCCAGCAGCAACTGCGCCTGGGTCATTTCCAGTTTGGAACCTGAACCAACTTCATAGCGGCGACGCATGATCCGCAGCGAGTCCTCGCGCGTGACGATCGTCCGCCGGGCAAGCGCGAGGCGTTCCTCATATTCGCGCTCCAGCAGATAGCCATTGGCGACCTGCGCGATCAGGCCGGTGGCAACGGCGCGCTTCGCCTCTTCCGTCGCCAGATAACGATTGCGCGCGGCGTCGTTCAGGTTGCGCAGACGGCCCCAGAAATCGATTTCCCAGCTCGCGCTCACCTGCGCGGTGACCTGCTTGATGTCATAGCTCTGCGTGCCTGCGCCCGGCAGGCTGATGATGGAACGACCCCGCGTGCCGGTGCCGACGGCGTTGAGTTCGGGATAGAGCGCC is a window of Sphingobium sp. MI1205 DNA encoding:
- a CDS encoding conjugal transfer protein TraG N-terminal domain-containing protein → MHRLVRAISVLIALFSASPALAIDASFHTYDGFAETVDAFRLVSMIFGDSRYETLVLIVAVVGIALGVLLASIRGQGMGLVAFGFQMLIGVGLFVGLVATTGTVHVYDRVRNAYQPVGDVPNLIVLVAGMTNMMERALAEVIDDNTTDPHAKLEFGAGGHSFDLFLNAASPRGPMTDTFLDATIKDYVRQCYPVARVSPAYGVDDDQLFRTATDLPAAFAAMAGPATFSTVFTSTDKGGTTVSCNEAWEHISTRLSEPALFDNYVAQVCTRTGYDIGNATQLQRCRSNIGELGQMMMDTPLSLQQFLTNVMLGSTVGDVLFEDSPATAARVMANRAVVSSGLATMSTANEWMPTIRATVFGIMLFMMPVALLFILTPINLRVASFALGLFVFVALWGVIDAGIYQLTLGRATDVLAEMRANHVAANAWMLAPSSAMKALAIFGSFRTASAGLAGAFVFTVFRFSGNVFTSFTSGALGVQGQGTAAAAPLATSEGYAGALEAQAGAAGTMARRGAASNFGDFGERSTFGANRAFGAASSVLGEHGGGASGTAAFGMGKLDAARELGGLSPALTGRSLTDPATVRAVRDNAATSAIHNFAEKDALRSLGTGYFGEGQSGERSFAAFTQKMVQWKAFGDTRAYDMMLSGAQRHFERSGYDQQDAALKASTVIAQASADPTFAKLIANTFDQEQMLRNDLTGAQIQVGAMEGRRDFAGDNVRRIERGNVATEQAHRTGSNEGQRNASSMLGLSVQETSRRVAFINALSGEARSTAISQLSRATGRNEAQVMRALETYNAAVQVGTADGATAEAAREGTSVYGRTREAAGFDFAERSGKLDAQREVGHDGTRSAARIGEQRRQADNAGFAEGAAAAGMSVRQAAHLDSFIRTLSQGAGNQVDMAEGGAAGIADRARNERLTRIIDNERLTRMQKLLADHGVDMSKREIAMAQNGDLSLNLTPETAAQMWRGGLINESQLGAVANGGRARFSFADNDLLVSSSVGFQQSARNDTSTRFEAGKQAGPDTIEHFLSSGEQGQAMMQNWLRGGFEMDRHGNWRLNPQVADTLTRDVQAIIAQTGWQRGLSRSAQDQTTMGTTIGAHVGGTISANESEATGGRGQPSGKGQQSNQSPITQKGRSTSGRVGGSLGFESRDVGTTSETAQSAIDIVNYDVRNAIAAAERAAARSGSPEAAFSRELSERILGPNGMRNRYLQDADSGRATFDITGPLTSIEQNSVLKSGRFSTDLDNSPGDGDSSFKKR
- a CDS encoding nucleotidyl transferase AbiEii/AbiGii toxin family protein — its product is MFPAWISDRANASWSKEGSSTGATTSPCPPTWRENSCMAFLDGYRRQVALLLRVMPHVAKEDIFALKGGTAINLFVRDLPRLSVDIDLTYLPIEDRATSLATIDAAMLRIKERIEEGLVGARIHASRSADEKIVTKLIVRADDVQIKIEVTPVLRGTVYDPVVMGVVPAVEDAFGFAEIQVVSFADLYAGKIVAALDRQHPRDLFDVRDLLANEGVTDDLRRAFLVYLASHNRPMAEVLAPARKPLAEEFERGFVGMTHQPITLAELESAREDIIACMVAGMPDTHRQFLVGFKRGEPDWALAGIDEARRLPAVLWKQRNLDRLDPGKRQELVAALEKQLLPG
- a CDS encoding type IV toxin-antitoxin system AbiEi family antitoxin — protein: MASQTLGKLNRLQRDLPESLLVDAAWMEAHGYSSSLRSQYVRAGWLDSPTRRVYRRSRGPLTWEQAVISLQSLLDLPLTVGGRTALEQQGYAHYLSITVREVHLYGPSRPPTWLDSLPLDVSFRWHNSLRLFPVDGEIPPEPAPRMSSTAGTTLPIRCSSKERAVLELLDELPHESFHQVDMLMEGMSDLSPRRLQTLLEACASVKVKRLFLFFADRHGHAWRSKLDVSRLDLGSGKRVLVKGGKLDRRYNITVPSDLAGE
- a CDS encoding helix-turn-helix transcriptional regulator, which codes for MYVNARLRETLSRFNVASSMEALLAALADAATKMGFPYVAMIQHGGLPRLVERALVITNYPAEFVRFYTESHAYVIDPVYEVSQLLDRPFSWDEIPGYVDLTGTQSALFEEARLHGLVHGVTVPLHIPSESHASCTFARAEPIMASPSLLTTLHIVAAFGFKAGLRLHHASRGHDVPRLTRREAQCTALVAVGKSDWEISQILGLSETSVRYFVSHAKQRYGVYKRSELVARALIDAQILRNDQGIIEAGPRRPRHRAKRRSP